A window of the Gossypium arboreum isolate Shixiya-1 chromosome 2, ASM2569848v2, whole genome shotgun sequence genome harbors these coding sequences:
- the LOC108458820 gene encoding probable methyltransferase At1g27930, with protein MSREDNVMNRHYFADGRKLSLVAIAGLIAGVILILSFRKPGDYSLLCSLAKFRAQPIHEGEFSDMETQLQAIVHYATSKIVPQQNYGEISITFDVLKKRAPCNFLVFGLGYDSLMWNSLNPHGKTTFIEEDPKWVEIVLKTAPELHAYPVKYRTELKEADDLLSHYRSEPSCFPSKAYLRGNDQCRLALTGFPDEFYDTEWDLIMIDAPRGYFPEAPGRMAAIFSAAVMARNRKGSGVTHVFLHDIDRRVEKLFANEFLCKKYLVKAFGRLWHFEIPSAVNMTTHDGSGFC; from the coding sequence ATGTCAAGAGAAGACAATGTCATGAATCGACATTACTTCGCCGATGGGAGAAAGCTTTCCCTCGTCGCAATCGCCGGCCTTATTGCCGGAGTGATACTTATCTTGAGCTTCAGAAAACCCGGCGATTACTCCCTCCTGTGCTCTCTCGCCAAGTTTAGAGCTCAACCCATCCATGAAGGTGAATTCTCCGACATGGAAACCCAACTTCAAGCCATAGTCCACTACGCCACCTCAAAAATCGTACCGCAACAAAACTACGGCGAGATCTCCATTACATTCGACGTCCTCAAAAAACGCGCACCTTGCAATTTTCTCGTCTTTGGCCTCGGCTACGATTCCCTCATGTGGAATTCTCTGAATCCCCACGGCAAAACGACGTTCATTGAAGAGGATCCCAAATGGGTCGAAATCGTGCTCAAAACCGCCCCCGAGCTCCATGCCTACCCCGTCAAATACCGTACGGAGCTAAAAGAAGCCGACGATTTGCTCTCCCATTACCGGTCGGAACCCAGCTGTTTTCCGTCGAAAGCTTACTTACGCGGTAACGACCAGTGTAGGCTTGCCTTGACGGGGTTTCCCGATGAGTTTTACGATACGGAATGGGATTTAATAATGATCGATGCGCCGCGTGGGTATTTCCCGGAGGCACCGGGTAGGATGGCAGCAATATTCTCGGCTGCCGTTATGGCGAGGAACAGGAAAGGATCCGGCGTGACGCACGTGTTCTTGCACGATATTGATCGGAGGGTGGAGAAGCTTTTCGCGAACGAGTTTTTGTGCAAAAAGTACTTGGTTAAAGCCTTTGGGAGGCTCTGGCATTTCGAGATTCCGTCCGCCGTTAACATGACCACCCACGACGGTTCTGGTTTTTGCTAA